In one Pseudarthrobacter sp. NBSH8 genomic region, the following are encoded:
- a CDS encoding NAD(P)/FAD-dependent oxidoreductase: MTSTNDHIYSAIIIGAGFGGLGQGAQFVQEGIDDFLILERGNDVGGVWRENTYPGAACDTQALVYCYSYFLNLKVSRMFAGQEELQGYLRSMVEEFGLGKHIHFGQNITATEWDQDRRLWTVHTADGSEFLTRSVVAAWGQLNEPNIPNFPGTETFEGVAFHSSKWRHDLDLTGKRVASIGSAATAVQYVPEVAKIASNLTVFQRSANYILPRDQYIFTEEESARFQENPDTYRQLRQEIHEFREAGFERTRRHTAASEEGVELARQHLETQVSDPELRAKLTPDYDFGCKRILRSDDFYPALTRENVELVTEAITEFTPRGVRTADGVEHEFDVIIYATGFKSHAFMGSMRVSGRDGFGLDERWGNAPEAYLGIAVDNFPNLFLVYGPNTNLNHNSVVSMLEAQHRYIAQAVQHIAADESRFLEVDRAVVEKFNAHVQEELQKSAFSSDCSSWYKNEDGRVINNWSGTVEEYRSHTHDLQLEDYLQLAESGPGK; the protein is encoded by the coding sequence ATGACCTCCACAAATGACCACATTTACAGCGCGATCATCATCGGCGCCGGCTTCGGCGGCCTAGGCCAGGGAGCCCAGTTCGTCCAGGAAGGCATCGACGACTTCCTGATCCTCGAGCGCGGCAACGATGTGGGAGGCGTATGGCGCGAGAACACCTATCCCGGCGCCGCATGCGACACCCAGGCGCTTGTATACTGCTACAGCTACTTCCTGAACCTCAAGGTTTCCCGCATGTTTGCCGGCCAGGAGGAACTCCAGGGCTACCTACGTTCCATGGTTGAGGAATTCGGGCTCGGTAAGCACATCCACTTCGGCCAGAACATCACCGCGACTGAATGGGACCAGGACCGCCGCCTCTGGACCGTGCACACTGCCGATGGCTCGGAGTTCCTGACCCGTTCCGTGGTGGCTGCCTGGGGCCAGCTGAACGAACCCAACATCCCCAACTTCCCCGGCACAGAAACATTCGAAGGCGTGGCCTTCCACTCCTCCAAGTGGCGGCACGACCTTGACCTGACCGGCAAGCGCGTCGCATCCATCGGCTCCGCCGCAACTGCGGTTCAATACGTGCCCGAGGTCGCCAAGATCGCGTCGAACCTGACCGTATTCCAGCGCTCAGCCAATTACATCCTCCCCCGTGACCAGTACATCTTCACGGAGGAAGAGAGCGCCCGCTTCCAGGAAAACCCGGACACCTACCGTCAGCTGCGTCAGGAAATCCACGAATTCCGCGAAGCCGGATTCGAACGCACCCGCCGCCACACCGCTGCTTCCGAGGAAGGAGTCGAGCTCGCCCGCCAGCACCTCGAGACCCAGGTTTCTGACCCTGAACTGCGGGCCAAGCTCACTCCCGACTACGACTTCGGCTGCAAGCGGATCCTGCGGAGCGATGATTTCTACCCCGCCCTGACCCGCGAGAACGTAGAACTCGTGACAGAGGCAATCACGGAATTCACTCCCCGTGGCGTCCGCACCGCTGACGGGGTCGAGCACGAGTTTGATGTCATTATCTACGCCACCGGGTTCAAGAGCCACGCCTTCATGGGATCCATGCGCGTTTCAGGACGCGACGGATTCGGCCTCGACGAGCGGTGGGGCAACGCCCCCGAAGCCTACCTGGGCATCGCCGTCGACAACTTCCCCAACCTCTTCCTGGTCTACGGTCCCAACACCAACCTCAACCACAACTCGGTCGTATCCATGCTGGAGGCCCAGCACCGCTACATCGCCCAGGCCGTGCAGCACATCGCAGCCGATGAATCAAGGTTCCTGGAAGTGGACCGCGCGGTCGTTGAGAAGTTCAACGCACACGTTCAGGAAGAACTCCAGAAGTCCGCGTTCTCCTCCGACTGCTCCTCCTGGTACAAGAACGAGGACGGCCGCGTTATCAACAACTGGTCCGGAACCGTCGAAGAATACCGGTCCCACACCCACGACCTCCAGCTCGAGGACTACCTGCAGCTGGCCGAATCCGGACCCGGAAAGTGA
- a CDS encoding alcohol dehydrogenase catalytic domain-containing protein, which yields MTIQDTNSIAKTTTTRTIRGAVLETIGAERPYVDTRPIHVENLELEGPGTGEILVRIEAAGVCHSDLSVVNGNRPRPVPMLLGHEAAGIVEELGEGVTDISLGQRVVMTFLPRCGECAGCNSNGKTPCVQGSASNTEGTLLGGNRRLSREGQPVQHHLGVSAFATYAVVSRRSVVPVGADVPAHIAALLGCALLTGGGAILNVAKPAPSARVAIVGLGGVGMAALITAIATGVEHVVGIDTLPAKLEAARNLGATDALTSADALKRGEKFDAVIEAAGHPRALEAAVALTKPGGITVTVGLPAPGQSINIDPLALTAEARSIVGSYLGSAVPEHDIPIYEQLWRSGQLAVEGLVSDTIPLEEINRAMDTLDGGHALRQIITFS from the coding sequence GTGACGATCCAAGATACGAACTCCATAGCAAAGACAACCACCACCAGGACCATACGCGGGGCGGTACTTGAGACCATCGGGGCAGAGCGGCCCTACGTTGATACCCGTCCCATCCATGTGGAAAACCTTGAACTCGAAGGACCCGGCACGGGCGAGATCCTAGTCCGCATCGAGGCAGCGGGCGTATGCCACTCCGACCTTTCCGTAGTCAACGGCAACCGGCCGCGGCCGGTCCCCATGCTGCTCGGCCACGAGGCAGCCGGCATCGTGGAGGAACTGGGCGAGGGTGTCACCGACATCTCCCTGGGCCAGCGCGTCGTAATGACCTTCCTCCCCCGCTGCGGTGAATGCGCAGGGTGCAACTCCAACGGCAAAACGCCATGCGTGCAGGGCAGCGCTTCCAATACGGAAGGAACGCTGCTGGGCGGCAACCGCAGACTCTCCCGCGAGGGTCAGCCCGTCCAACACCACCTCGGAGTCTCCGCATTCGCCACCTATGCAGTGGTCTCACGCCGTTCCGTGGTGCCCGTGGGCGCGGACGTTCCGGCGCACATAGCCGCTTTGCTCGGGTGCGCACTGCTCACCGGAGGAGGAGCTATCCTCAACGTCGCCAAGCCCGCACCTTCCGCCCGGGTAGCCATCGTCGGTCTCGGCGGAGTAGGTATGGCGGCACTCATTACGGCCATCGCCACCGGAGTCGAACACGTCGTCGGTATCGACACCTTGCCGGCAAAACTGGAAGCCGCGCGAAACCTCGGTGCCACTGACGCCTTGACCTCTGCTGATGCCCTGAAACGCGGCGAAAAGTTCGACGCCGTCATCGAAGCAGCTGGGCACCCGCGCGCTCTGGAAGCAGCGGTCGCACTGACAAAGCCGGGCGGCATTACCGTCACCGTCGGACTGCCCGCACCCGGCCAGTCAATCAACATCGACCCACTGGCCCTTACAGCGGAGGCACGGTCGATCGTGGGCAGCTACCTCGGCTCGGCGGTCCCGGAACATGACATCCCGATCTACGAACAACTCTGGCGATCCGGCCAGCTGGCCGTTGAAGGCCTGGTCTCAGACACCATCCCGCTGGAAGAGATCAACCGCGCCATGGACACGCTCGACGGCGGCCACGCACTGCGCCAAATCATTACCTTTTCCTGA
- a CDS encoding PucR family transcriptional regulator has protein sequence MITLARLVEAAKRDLAPYWPIPLPRVELTGVHVSELEDPTMFLYGGELLLTVGLQLTGLDGDARQEAAKNYVQRLVEGRVAALGLGLGSGHAMVPDELRAACVEAGLPLLTIPRESPFLAVSRAYWELVRQGGEAELTALLGLQVALTRAAAQDDAEPEIVRELSRALGTWVAYLPEGDGTPSSAASGAEFPPGLLAELTRESAILRNARRGATGNIQLASGVASLYPVSDGPAASGYLALGRSGQLAAAERHLFLTASTLLAARAAGQRNAAAERRRAEGMLAALVLEGHDDAARLLAKQMDSDPLPETAFVAVLPDTEHLAARPALSGLVLERSGVTFVLQSASSPYPQLPKGVRGAWGGPMPLRRLHEIGAQVAEAAASAPAGQLIRIGHGLDLPADEWVDELTSHSGQLLETVRAYLAHRGQWEAAGRELGVHRNSVRYRIAQAKELLGVDLDDPDVAAQLWLALRGRSQAPH, from the coding sequence ATGATTACCCTCGCAAGGCTTGTTGAGGCTGCAAAGCGTGACCTGGCGCCCTACTGGCCCATACCGCTCCCCCGTGTGGAACTCACGGGCGTGCATGTCTCTGAGCTGGAGGATCCCACGATGTTCCTCTATGGAGGCGAGCTTCTCCTCACCGTCGGATTGCAGCTCACCGGCCTGGATGGAGACGCGCGTCAAGAGGCCGCTAAAAACTATGTGCAACGCTTGGTGGAAGGTCGCGTCGCTGCCCTGGGTCTTGGCCTAGGCTCGGGCCATGCCATGGTGCCGGACGAACTGCGGGCCGCCTGCGTTGAGGCCGGCCTTCCCCTTCTGACCATTCCCCGTGAGTCCCCCTTCCTGGCCGTATCTCGCGCCTATTGGGAACTTGTCAGGCAAGGGGGCGAAGCTGAACTCACTGCTCTGTTAGGACTCCAGGTGGCGTTGACGCGGGCCGCGGCCCAGGATGACGCGGAACCGGAGATCGTGCGCGAATTGTCGCGCGCCCTGGGAACCTGGGTGGCATACCTGCCTGAAGGTGACGGGACCCCATCGTCCGCCGCCAGCGGTGCTGAGTTTCCACCCGGACTGCTGGCGGAACTGACACGGGAATCTGCCATCTTGCGGAACGCGCGCCGAGGGGCCACGGGCAATATTCAACTGGCATCCGGTGTTGCTTCCCTCTACCCGGTATCTGACGGTCCAGCGGCTTCCGGGTATCTTGCTTTGGGCAGAAGCGGGCAACTGGCTGCTGCCGAGCGGCACTTGTTCCTCACCGCATCCACGCTCCTGGCCGCCAGGGCAGCCGGACAGCGCAACGCCGCGGCTGAGCGTAGACGGGCTGAAGGCATGCTCGCGGCGCTGGTCCTGGAAGGACATGACGATGCAGCGCGGCTCCTTGCAAAGCAGATGGACTCCGATCCGCTACCGGAAACAGCATTCGTCGCGGTCCTGCCCGATACCGAACATCTGGCTGCGCGGCCCGCCCTGTCCGGGCTGGTCCTCGAACGTTCCGGTGTCACGTTTGTGCTGCAGTCAGCGTCGAGCCCTTATCCACAGCTGCCGAAAGGTGTCCGCGGTGCCTGGGGTGGACCCATGCCTCTACGGCGCCTGCACGAAATTGGAGCACAGGTGGCCGAGGCCGCTGCCTCAGCACCCGCCGGACAGCTGATACGCATAGGTCACGGCCTCGACCTGCCGGCAGATGAATGGGTGGATGAACTAACTTCCCACAGCGGTCAGCTCCTTGAAACGGTCCGCGCATATCTGGCCCACCGCGGGCAATGGGAGGCCGCCGGCCGCGAACTGGGCGTACATCGGAATTCTGTTCGTTACAGGATTGCCCAAGCCAAGGAACTCTTGGGGGTTGACTTGGATGACCCCGACGTTGCAGCGCAGCTATGGCTCGCCCTTAGGGGACGGTCCCAGGCACCACATTAG
- a CDS encoding aminotransferase class III-fold pyridoxal phosphate-dependent enzyme, which translates to MTVTSELTANQANDPASVKATARRLLTELPGPRSRELETERRQHVTDAFGITLPIFIDHAKDALLVDVDGNHLIDFASGIAVTSVGAANPQVAKRAAAQLERFTHTCFMVTEYSSFVEVCRWLNEHTPGDFEKRTALFTTGAEAVENAIKVARAATRRPNILVFDEAYHGRTQLTMAMTAKENPYRLNFGPLPGSVFRGPTAPAHTSPNGPGEALEQIEALLAENGAETFAAMVIEPIQGEGGFIVQAPGFLQGLREIATRHGIVLVIDEIQAGMGRTGTLFASEHEGIAGDITLTAKALGGGLPLSAATGRAELMNAVHTGGLGGTYAGNPIACEAALAVFEILEDGTLLENAVAIEAAVRHRLEPLVALDGVADVRGRGAMMAIEFSDASGPRKDLATTAAKAANAHGVLTLTCGTNGNIIRLLPPLVIEADVLDEGLAVLEASIRSALS; encoded by the coding sequence ATGACTGTCACATCAGAACTCACAGCAAACCAGGCCAACGATCCGGCCAGCGTTAAAGCCACAGCACGCCGCCTGCTCACCGAGCTCCCGGGACCGCGTTCCCGTGAGCTGGAGACCGAACGCCGCCAGCACGTCACCGACGCATTTGGTATCACCCTGCCCATATTCATCGATCACGCGAAGGACGCGCTGCTCGTAGACGTTGACGGAAACCATCTCATCGACTTCGCCTCAGGCATTGCCGTAACCAGCGTTGGCGCCGCGAACCCGCAGGTGGCCAAGCGCGCCGCCGCCCAGCTCGAGCGCTTCACCCACACCTGCTTCATGGTGACCGAATACTCGTCCTTCGTCGAGGTCTGCCGATGGCTCAATGAGCACACCCCTGGCGACTTCGAGAAGCGGACCGCACTGTTCACCACCGGTGCGGAGGCAGTTGAAAACGCCATCAAAGTCGCCCGGGCCGCCACTCGCCGCCCCAACATTCTCGTCTTCGACGAGGCCTACCACGGACGCACGCAGCTCACGATGGCGATGACGGCAAAGGAAAACCCGTACCGACTCAACTTCGGGCCCCTGCCGGGCTCTGTTTTCCGCGGACCGACCGCCCCCGCCCACACCTCCCCTAACGGACCGGGGGAGGCGCTTGAGCAGATCGAGGCGCTTCTCGCCGAAAACGGCGCGGAAACCTTCGCGGCCATGGTCATCGAACCGATCCAGGGCGAGGGCGGGTTCATTGTCCAGGCCCCCGGATTCCTCCAAGGTCTTCGGGAAATCGCTACCCGCCACGGCATCGTGCTGGTCATCGACGAGATCCAGGCCGGCATGGGCCGAACCGGCACGCTGTTCGCGTCCGAGCATGAAGGAATCGCCGGTGACATCACACTGACCGCTAAGGCCCTCGGCGGCGGCCTGCCGCTTTCGGCCGCTACCGGCCGTGCCGAGCTTATGAACGCTGTCCACACCGGCGGCCTTGGCGGAACCTATGCTGGCAACCCCATAGCCTGTGAGGCCGCTCTGGCCGTGTTCGAAATCCTAGAAGACGGCACCCTTTTGGAGAACGCCGTTGCCATCGAAGCCGCTGTGCGTCACCGTCTGGAACCGCTCGTCGCACTGGACGGCGTCGCAGACGTTCGCGGCAGGGGTGCGATGATGGCGATCGAGTTCAGCGACGCCTCCGGACCCCGCAAAGACCTCGCCACCACAGCAGCGAAGGCAGCCAACGCCCATGGTGTCCTAACTCTTACCTGCGGAACCAACGGAAATATCATCCGGCTGCTCCCTCCGCTCGTCATCGAAGCCGACGTCCTTGACGAGGGCCTGG